ATATTATAGCTCCATCGCAGGAGATCATGAACGAAGTCCCCACTGAAAATATCCTGGCTCTTGTAGAGGCTATTAGAGAGTATCGAGGAACGTATAGAGGTTAGTATCTCTCGAGAAATTGCCTTCAGGACCGAGTATTGCTAAACCGCACGAATTCTCTGTATCGAGCTTTGGATAGGAGTTGAATGATAAGAATAGGAATAGACCCCCTTGAGGAATGCTGGTGTAGTCTTTCGAAGTTTAGTTCACAATTCCCTCCCTCTTGTTGAGGCCTCAGATGGGGAAATCAAAGATCTGGCTGTGGAGTGAGTTCTTCCTTGCTATTCCAAGATTTTCGCTTGGACTAATACTCTCTTAGTCTTAGGAGCGAAGGAGGTAAACCCAGCCCCTTAGCCGGAATAGGACTATCTTCGGCCGGGGACTGGGCACCGCGTTTTTTTTTACCTTTTCCTGCCCCACTGATTGCCGCTACCGTCCCGGGGGCCACTCTGGTACTGATTTCCCTGCTGCCGATTGCCGTTCTGGGGTGAATTCTGATTCTGGTTGCGGTATGCGTTGCCACTCCAGGTGGGTTTTCCGCTGGCATCTCGCAGGGTCAATGTTACGGTATTTCCATTCTGTGCCCTGTAGCTCAGGCTGTAGGCAACCAGTACACCGTTTGATGTTTTCTCTCTCACCACGGTAATGACGTCACCCTCTTGGAGGTTCACCCCCTGGAGAGCCCATGCCGGCCCAAGCTCAACGACCAGTTTCTCTTCCCCCGCCTGAATGGTGACGCTGGTTGCAGGGGCCTCAAGGTCCACCGCTAATATCCTTCCCGTCACCGATTCTTCATTCTGGGCAAGGGCTGCCACCCCCACCACGAATACCAAAACACCCAAAAGAACTCCTCCCAGTGCGCTGCGTTTCCACATCCTCACCACTTCCTTTCCTGGTATTTGCCCCCATTCTAACGGTGTTCTATGGCGCAATTGAGGCGGATTTTTGGCTGAATTGTAAAGTTTGCGGAACGGGGTTTAGAGCAAGATTGCAGCCCGGCTTGAAACCTATGAAGAGCGACCCTGAGCCGGGCTAACCCCACATTTCGTTGACACTCTCTTGAAGGATTCGATATAATTGGTGATGCCTGCTGGGGTGTGGCCAAGCGGTAAGGCAAGGGACTTTGGATCCCTCATTCGGAGGTTCGAATCCTCCCACCCCAGCCATTGTCCTTTTTCGGGTGGGGTTTTAGAGTGCAGACGTGGGCCTTGGTGGTGCTTGCAGCGGGACTGGGGAAGCGGATGCGTTCTCCTCTCCCTAAGATTTTTTTTCCTGCCTTAGGAAAGCCCCTGGTTGCGTACCTCATTGCTTCGGGGGCTTCCCTTGGCTTTGGGCCCCTTTTCCTCGTGGTATCCCCTTCCGTTCTTGAAAGGGCAAGGGAGCTCTTCGGTGAAAGTGTGACGGTTGTGCCCCAGGAGGCTCCTCTTGGGACGGGAGACGCAGCTCGGACGGTGCTCCCCTTTCTCCCGGAGAGCATAGAAAACCTCCTCATCGTCTACGCCGATATGCCCCTTCTTTCGCAGGAGACGCTCAAAAAGCTCTGCACGTTCCTGGAAGAGACGCATTCCGATCTCGTCTTTGCCACTTCCTTTTCCTCTGACCCTTCGGGTTTTGGACGGGTAGTGCGGGAGGGGGAAAGGATTCGAATTGTGGAGGAGAAGGACTGTTCCCCGGAGGAGCGTGCCATCCAGGAAGTCAACATAGGGATTTTTGCCCTGCGGAAATCCCTTGCCCAGGAGCTCTTGCCCCTTCTTGAGAACCGCAACGCCCAGGGGGAGTTCTACCTCACCGACCTTGTGGCTTTAGCGCAAGAGCAAGGGTACAGAGTAGCGCCCTGTGCTTTTCCTTGGAGCGAGGAGTTCACGAACGTCAACACCCCTTCGGACTTTGCAAGGGTTCTTGAGATTCTGAGGGAGCGCAAGCTCGAGGAGCTCTTTTCCCTGGGGGTGAAGATTCTCGACCCCCGGAGTGTCTACATCGACTGGGATGTCACTGTGGGAGAGGATGTGTGGGTGTACCCGGGAGTGATTGTGGAGGGGAAAAGCGTTATTGCTCCCCATGTGCATCTTGGGCCCTTCACGAGGATTGTGGAGAGTACCATTGGGGAGCGGAGCGTTGTGACCTATAGCGTTGTTGAGTACTCCCGCCTTGCGGAGGATGTGCAGGTTGGACCTTTCGCGCATCTCCGGCCGGGTACAGAGCTTGCCCGGGGGGTGCGGATTGGGAATTTCGTGGAGGTGAAGAATTCGGTCGTCGGCGAGGGAACGAAAGCCCTGCACCTTTCATACCTTGGAGACGCAACGATTGGAAAAGCGGTGAATATCGGTGCGGGGACCATCACCTGCAATTTCGACGGAAAGAAGAAGAACCCCACCTTCATTGAGGATGGGGTCTTCATCGGGAGCAACAATGCCCTTGTTGCCCCGGTGCGCATCGGCAGGGGTGCGTACACTGCCGCCGGTTCCACCATCACCCGGGATGTTCCCCCGTACGCCCTTGGTTTGGGGAGGGCAAGGCAGGTCAATATCGAGGGATGGGCGAGAAGAAAGCTGGAGGAAGGGTGAGGGATGTTCAACTTCATCGATATGACGCAGCACCTTAAGGTCTTTTCGGGGAGTGCCAATCCACCCCTTGCGCAGGAAATCTGCTGGTACCTTGACATTCCCTTAGGGCGGGTGGACCTTGGCCGTTTCCCCAATGGGGAGATTCGGGTGCGGATTGAAGAAAGTGTGCGCGGATGCGACGTCTTTGTGATTCAGCCCACTTCTCCTCCGGCCAATGACCACCTCATGGAGCTCCTCATCATGATTGACGCCCTCCATCGGGCTTCTGCGGCGCGCATTACGGCCGTCATTCCTTTCTACGGGTACTGCAAGCAGGACCGAAAGACCAAGGGAAGGGAACCGATTTCCGCAAAACTCGTTGCCAATCTCCTCGTGACTGCGGGGGCGGACCGGATTCTCACCATGGACCTCCACGCCGGGCAAATCCAGGGCTTTTTCGATATCCCGGTGGATAACCTCGCAGCTCAGTCCCTTCTTGCCCGGTACTTTGCCGCTAAGAACCTCGAGAACGTCGTCGTGGTGAGCCCCGATGTGGGGGGTACGGCCCGGGCAAGGAATTTCGCGAGCCGTCTGGGGGTCGACCTTGCGGTGATCGACAAGCACCGCCCAAGCTACTCTGAGGTTATGGTTATGAACGTCATTGGAGACGTCAAGGGGAGAACCGCTATCATTGTCGACGACCTCATCGACACTGCGGGAACCCTCGTTGAGGGGGCGGAGGCGCTCCTTGAACGGGGGGCAAAGGAGGTCTACGCCTGCGCAACGCATCCCCTTTTCAGCGAACCGGCTCTTGACCGAATACGGGATTCGGCTATAAAAGAAGTTGTGGTGACGAACACCATCCACCTCGACCGGGAGGAACTCGCCCGCCGGGTGGGGGACAAGGTTAAGGTTCTCTCGGTGGCGCCGATTTTCGCCGAGGCCATCAAGCGCATCCACGGAGAACGTTCCGTGAGCGAACTCTTCATATAGGGAGTGAGGAAGGCAATGAAGCAGAGAGAGGTAGTTACGGTAACACTTGAGCGACGCCAGGAACTGGGCAAAGGCGGAGCAAGAAAACTCCGTCGCCTGGGATACGTTCCTGCTGTTCTCTACTCCCGGGAGAGCAGCAAGGGCTCAGAGCCCCTGAAAATACGCCTTGGGGAACTCGAGCGCCTGCTCCGTATTCCTGGAGTGACGCACCACATTCTTGAGCTCTCCATTGACGGAGAGAAGCGCCGGGGAATCATCAAGGATATCCAGTACAATCCGGTGAAGAACGAAATCTGGCACGTCGACTTCTACGAGGTAAAAGCCGACCAGAAGATTTCCATCACCGTTCCAGTAGTCATCCAGGGAGAGGCCAAAGGCGTCAAGGCCGGAGGTATTCTTGAGCTGGCCACTCCAGAGCTTGAGGTCGAATGCTTCCCGGATGCCATTCCTGAGGCCATTGTGGTGGATGTGACGAATCTTGAAATTGGCGACGCAATCCACGTCCGGGAGCTCAAGGTTCCCGAGGGCGTCACCATTGCCGAGAATCCTGATGAAGTTGTCGTCGTCATTACTCCACCTGAGGTTGTGGCCGAGGAAGAGGCTCCGGCGGAGGAAGAACCGGAAGCTCCGAAGGTTATTGCCAGGGGTAAAGAAGAGAAGGAAAAATGAGGTAGCTCTGTGTTCCTGGTTGTGGGACTTGGGAACCCGGGGAAGCGCTTTGCCGAGACCCGGCACAACGCCGGATTTCGGGTTGTCGAGCTTGTAGCAGAACGCTTGCAGTGTCCGTGGAAGAGTGCTGACCGCTTCAGCTGGGCCCGGGGAATGGTCGGAGAGAAAACGGTATACCTCGTGAAGCCCCTGACCTTCATGAACCTGAGCGGAGAGGGACTCTTGGCCTTTTTTGCCCACCACGGACACGCTTTCGAGGATATGGTTGTCGTCCACGATGAGCTCGATTTCCCCCCAGGGGTGGTGCGGATAAAGCGGGGTGGGGGAGTGGCGGGCCATCGGGGTCTCCAGTCTCTTGTTGAGGCGCTGGGGAGGAATGACTTCGTCCGGGTGCGGGTGGGCATCGGGAAGCCAGAGGGAAAGGACCTTGTCGTGGACCATGTGCTTGGAATTCCTGAAGGAGAGGAAAGGGTACTCCTTGAGGCGGCGGAGAGAAAAGCTGCCGAGGCAGTACTCTACATCCTCGAGCATGGTGTGGAGAAAGCCATGAGCATCTACAACGCCCGGGAGGGGAAAAGAGAAAGAGATGGACAGGAAGAAGCTTGCTGAGACTCTGTCCCTTGTCCTCCAGCCCCAGGCGGTTGCCGTTCTCCTCTATGCCCTTGTGTCCTTTACCTTTTCCCGGGGGTTGCGGGCAGTGGTTTTCTTCGTTCTTTCGGTTCTTTTCGTGAGCGTTCTGCCCACGGTCTTTGTCCTTTTCCTGGCCAAGAGGGGTCGGGTTTCAGACCCGGACCTTCCCCGTCGAGAGGAGCGATTCTTCCCGTACCTTGGCATTGTGGGAATGTACGGGGTGCTCTTTGTCCTTCTTTTTCTCCTTTCCGCACCCCGGGAGCTCCTTGCCATAGCCCTTTGCTACATTTCTGTGACCTTTGCCGGTGCGGTGATTTCACTTTTTTGGAAAATCAGCCTCCATCTTGCCGGCATTGCCGGCCCGGTGACGGCGCTTGTGCTCCTCATCCACCCCCTTTTTGCCCTGCTCTACGGGCTCCTTGTGCCCCTTGGCTGGGCGCGGGTCTTCCTCCGAAAGCACACCGTGCTCCAGGCTATTTCTGGGAGCCTCATGTCTTTTGCCATCACCTACGGTATCATCCAGTGGGTGGCGCTGTAAGGGAATGAGTTTGCGGGAAATTTTTTCGGAACTCCACCTTGTGGAGGAGGAACTCCTCAGGAAGTCTTCCCTTTCGCTTTCTCTTCCGGTTTCCTTTGCCTCTCTCCTTTCGCTTTTCCTTGGAGAGAGGTACCCGGTCCTCCAGGTTGTGCCTCACCCTGGAGAGCGTGCCCGGGCCTTTGCCGAGCTTACGGCATTTTCAAAATTCTTTGGTCTTGAGGTTCCCGTCCTTGAGGGGAACCTTGAGGGGACCTTCAGGGGAGTGGCGCTTCAGAAGGAACTCAAAGACCACAAGCGGGGGGTTCTTGTCCTTGCGGTTTCAGATATCCGAAAGAATGTGGAAGAGCTCTCGTACTTTCTCTCCCACTCCTTCCTCCTTGAGAAGAATGCCCACGTGGACCGGGAAAAGCTCCTCGAGCTCCTTCTCTTTCTGGGGTACGAGCGGGTTGAGACCGTAAAGGAGGAGGGCCAGGTGGCGGTTCGGGGGGAGGTGCTCGATCTTTTCCCGCCGCACCTTGAGGAGCCGGTCCGGACGTACTGGTGGGGGAATGTCCTGGAGCGCCTGCGCACCTTTGACCCCGAAACCCAGAGGACAAAAGGCGATGTGGAGAGCCTCTTTGTTCCTCCCCGAAGCGGCGAGTTCCGCATGGTTGAGCTCCGGAAGGTTCTCGAGCGCTGGGCAAGAATCGTCCTCTGGGAAGGGGTATTCCTTGAGGGAGTGCCTTTTAACGTACCCTATGCGGTGTGCTTTGGGATTGAAAAGGGGGAAAAGCTTTCTCTTCCTGTGGAGCGTGCGCCTTCTTTCCAGGGGGATCTCGGTGCCTGCCTCCGCTTCCTCAAAGAGGCGAGAAAACAGGTAGTCCTCTTTCTCCCCCAGGAAAAGGGAGAGTCTCTTGCGGAACTCCTGCGCAACGAAGGGATTGGAGAGGATAAAGTTCTCATTGCAGAGGGTTTCCTCCGGAGGGGCTTACTCTTTTCCCGGTGGGCCTTTTTGGGGGAAGAGGATGTCTTCGGGTACGCTTTTGCCCGGGGAAAAGAACGGCGAAGGGTTACCCCTCAGGAGCTCCTTACCTCTCTTTCTCCCGGGGATTACGTGGTCCATGAGGAGGAAGGCATCGGCATTTTCCAGGGTCTGCGGGAAATGGTGGTTGGAGGAGTCCGCCGGGTGTACCTCGAGATTGCCTACGCAGGGGGCGACAGGCTCTACGTGCCCATCGAGCAAGCCCACCTTGTGGAGAAATACATCGGCGTTGGAGAGGCAAAGCCTGAAATCCATCGTCTGGGAAAGGATGACTGGAAGCGGACGAAAGAAAGGGTCCGCCGCTCGGTGGAAAAGATTGCCCGGGACCTTCTTGAACTCTACGCCCGGCGGCATATTGAAAAAGGGTACGCCTTTCCTCCGGACACTCCCTGGCAGAGAGAACTCGAGCTCTCCTTTCCCTACCTTGAGACCCCCGACCAAAAGCGAGCTATTGAGGAAGTCGAACGGGATATGGAGAGCCCCCGTCCCATGGACAGGCTCGTGTGCGGGGATGTGGGGTATGGGAAAACAGAAGTCGCCGTACGGGCAGCCTTTAAGGCCGTTATGGGTGGGAAGCAGGTTGCCGTCCTTGCCCCGACGACGCTTCTTTCTGAGCAGCACTACCTCACCTTCACGGAGCGCATGAAGAATTTCCCGGTCCAGATTGCCGTTCTCAATCGTTTCCGGAGTCCCGAGGAGCAGAGGGAAATCCTCGAAAAGACCGCCCGGGGAGAAATCGACATCCTCATCGGGACGCACCGCCTTCTTGAGAAGGATGTACAGTTCAAGAATCTCGGGCTTCTCATCATCGACGAGGAACAGCGCTTCGGAGTCATGCACAAGGAGCACCTCAAGAAACTCCGCACCAACATCGACGTTCTGACTCTTACTGCCACGCCCATTCCCCGGACGCTCTACCTTTCCCTTTTGGGAATCCGGGACATAAGCGTCATCGAGACGCCTCCGGAGGGCCGAAAACCAGTATACACCCTTGTCCTTCCCCGGAACCTGAAGACCATTGAGGAGGCGATTCGGCGGGAGCTCGAGCGGGGAGGGCAGGTTTTCTACGTATGCCCCCGAATTCGGGACCTCTTCCGGGTTGAGCAGGAAATCCGTTCCCTTTTCCCCGACCTTCCCCTTGCTGTGGCCCACGGGAGGCTCCGGGGTAGGGAACTTGAGGGAATCATGGAGCGATTCTACCGGGGGGAGATTCCCCTTCTCCTTTCCACGACGATTGTGGAAATCGGGATTGACGTCCCCCGGGCCAATACCATCATCGTGGATTTTGCCCCCTTTTTCGGTTTGGCGCAGCTCTACCAGCTCCGGGGCCGGGTGGGGAGGTTTGACCGGGAGGCCTATGCCTACTTCCTGTACCCGAAGAACCTCACCCCGGAAGCCCGGGAACGCCTCGAAGCCCTCCTTGAGTTCGGGGGGACAGGATCGGGTCTCAAGCTTGCCCTTCGGGACCTTGAAATCCGGGGGGCAGGGAACATTCTGGGGACAGAGCAGCACGGTTTCATCCAGGAAGTGGGCTTTTCCCTCTACATGAAGCTCCTTGAGGAGGAGATTGCCCGCCAGCGGGGAGAGGACGGAGGATTCTCCGGTCCAGAACCAGTCATCCGCCTCCGGGAGGAAGCCTTCATTCCCTCCTCCTACATCGAGAATGAGACCGAGCGCCTCCGTTTCTACCAGCGTCTCTTCACCGCGCGGACCGAAAAAGACCGAAAGGAACTCGCCGAGGAGATGGAGGACCGCTTCGGGAGAATGCCGGAGGAAGTCCGTCGCCTTTTTGCCATTACATGTCTCCGTTCTTATGCTAAAATAACTCAGGTTGCAAGCATTGAAGAGCGGAGCGACGGTATCTACCTTGCCGCACCCCTTGATGTGCTCATGCGGTACAGAGAAGAGGGAAAGAATCTCGGTATAGAAGGGAAAGTGGTAGCAGACGAGGCACGGGTTTTCCTCCGTTTCCCCCGGGTGCCCACTGCTACGCTCTGTGCCCTTTTTGAGAGGGTGGCAAACCATGGAGGAACGGAAAAGAACCGGTGAACTCTTCGAGGAGCTCGTTGCGACGGTGGCCCGGCTTCGGGGGGAGAACGGCTGTCCCTGGGACCGGGAACAGACCCGGGAGAGCTTGAAGCCCCTCATGCTTGAGGAGCTCTACGAGGCCTTCGATGCCATAGACCGTCAGGATGAAGGAGCTCTCCGGGAAGAGCTCGGAGACATGCTCCTCCACATCGTCTTTCACGCCCAGATTGGTCGGGAAAAAGGTACCTTCACCATTGAGGACGTTCTCGCTCACATCATCGCCAAAATGCACAAACGACATCCCCATGTTTTTGGGGAAGAGGAAGTGCGCGACGTTGACGAGGTTCTCTTAAACTGGGAGAAAATCAAGGACAGAGAGCGCAAAAAGGGGGGAATGCTCGCCTCTCTTCCCAAAGGCCTTCCGGCTCTCCTTCGGGCCTTCTCCATGCAGGCTCGGGTCGCCCGGGTGGGGTTCGACTGGAAGAACGCCGAAGAGGTGGAAAAGAAGGTTGAAGAGGAGTGGCGGGAATTCAAGGAGGCGTGGAAAGCGAAGGATTCGAAGCGCCTTGAGGAGGAATGGGGGGACCTCATTTTTGCCCTGGTGAACCTTGCGCGGCACCTTGGCATTCAGCCTGAAGATGCCCTGCAGAAAGCCTGCGATCGTTTTGCCGAGCGATTCGCCTTTGTGGAGGAGAGTCTGAAAGCCTTGGGGAAGAATATCGCGGAGGCCTCCTTGGAGGAGATGGACGCCCTATGGGAAAAGGCCAAAAGAGAACCTTTGAAGCGCTCTTAGAACGGGTTCGGCTCCTTGTGCCCCTTGTGCGGGGATGGAATCCCGATTGCATTGTGGGTGTGAATGCCTCCGGGATGCTCCTTGCAAGTGTCTTAAGTGGCATCCTTGAAAAGGAAGTGCGAGCTCTGGGGCTTTCTGAGGAACCCCCTGAGGTCCTCTGGGAATCGGTGGGGGACCTTTCGGGGAAGCGGGTTGTGGCCGTGGTGCGTTCCTTTTCCTCCGAAAGGGAACGGGATTTCCTCGAGCACTTTCTGAAAGAGCGGGGCGCCTTATCGGTCCTCACCATGGTTATCGTGGGGAAGGGTGGGGACTACTCCTGCTTTCCTGAACTCGAAGGGGATGGGCTCTTCTCCTGGGAAGAAGAATGCGACTTGATAAATTCCTGAAGGTTTCCCGACTCATCAAGCGTCGCCCGGTGGCGCAACTTGCCTGCCGGAGCGAGCGGGTGCTCGTGAACGGGAAGGTCGCAAAACCTGCGTACCAGGTGAAGGTGGGGGATATCATCACCCTGCGGGCTCCTGACTGGGAGATGACCGTTGAGGTCCTTTCTCTTTCTGCGCCCCGGGGGGAAGAGGAGTCCATGTACCGGGTGCTCAAGATGGAGAAAAAGGAGGAATGAGCCTACGCCTCGGGTTACCTTTGAGGTCCAGAGTCCCGAAGGGGATAGAATTCCCGTTTCCGGAAGCTTCAAGGAGGGAACCATTATCTTTGCCTTGGGCGATTTCCTTGCCCCCTGCCTTATTGACCCGTACTTCATGACGACGTATGGGGTTGGTGAGCTCCTCCTTGAGAGCATCGTCTTTGGGGCCCAGGGGGTGGTTCTTGAGCTTCCCGGGAGATTCCCTTACGATGGAGGTATGGGGATGCTCGAGGCGCTGGGGGTGTGCTTTTTTGACGAGCGAGGACGGGAGCTCACCGGAGTGGGGGACAACCTGGAAAGGGTGGCGTACCTTGACCTTTCCTCTTTCCTGAAAAAGCCCGAGAACTTTCGAGTTACCCTTCTTCTTGGGGACAGAGAAGGACCTCCGGTGCGGGGTATCGACCATTTCGCCCATGTTCTTTCCCTGTACACCGGAGAATTCCCTCGAAACTTCCGGGAAGTGAGTGGCATCGGCATGAGCCTTGGAGTCTTCTGGAATATCGAGATTGCTACAAGGGGGGAAGCCCATGGCTGAGCGAATCACCTTCCATTTCCCCGGGCAGGGAGTTTCCGTGACCGGAGAGCTCTTCGATACCGACCTTGCCCGGAAAATTCTTGGAACCCTGCCTTTTGAGGGACGGGTGAACACCTGGGGGAAGGAGATTTACTTTCCCATCCCGGTGAAGAGCGCCATCACGCATCCCCGGGATGTGGTGGAAAAGGGAGACATTGCCTACTGGCCCGATGGGGCGTGCCTTTGCCTCTTTTTTGGACCCACTCCGGCAAGCCGAACCCCAGAAGAGGTCCGTCCCGCAAGTCCGGTGGAGGTGGTGGGGAGAATAGAAGGGAATCTCTCTCTCCTTGAGACGATTCCCTCAGGAAGTGTCATTCGAATCACGAAGAAAGAAGGGAGTGACGTACAGTGAGTACGATTTTCGATGTCCACGCCCGGGAAATACTCGATTCCCGAGGAAACCCGACCGTTGAGGTTGAGGTAGTCCTGGCCTCAGGAGCTTTCGGAAGGGCGGCGGTTCCTTCGGGAGCCTCAACGGGAACCTTTGAGGCGGTGGAGCTCCGGGATGGAGACAAAAGCCGCTACCATGGCAAAGGTGTCCGCAAAGCCGTGGAGAACGTGAATGAAATCATTGCTCCCGAGATCATCGGCCTTGATGCCCTGGACCAGGCCCTTATCGATAAGACGCTCATTGAACTTGACGGAACGCCCAACAAGGGTAAACTCGGAGCCAACGCGATTCTCGGGGTTTCCC
This sequence is a window from Candidatus Caldatribacterium sp.. Protein-coding genes within it:
- the glmU gene encoding bifunctional UDP-N-acetylglucosamine diphosphorylase/glucosamine-1-phosphate N-acetyltransferase GlmU; the protein is MQTWALVVLAAGLGKRMRSPLPKIFFPALGKPLVAYLIASGASLGFGPLFLVVSPSVLERARELFGESVTVVPQEAPLGTGDAARTVLPFLPESIENLLIVYADMPLLSQETLKKLCTFLEETHSDLVFATSFSSDPSGFGRVVREGERIRIVEEKDCSPEERAIQEVNIGIFALRKSLAQELLPLLENRNAQGEFYLTDLVALAQEQGYRVAPCAFPWSEEFTNVNTPSDFARVLEILRERKLEELFSLGVKILDPRSVYIDWDVTVGEDVWVYPGVIVEGKSVIAPHVHLGPFTRIVESTIGERSVVTYSVVEYSRLAEDVQVGPFAHLRPGTELARGVRIGNFVEVKNSVVGEGTKALHLSYLGDATIGKAVNIGAGTITCNFDGKKKNPTFIEDGVFIGSNNALVAPVRIGRGAYTAAGSTITRDVPPYALGLGRARQVNIEGWARRKLEEG
- a CDS encoding ribose-phosphate pyrophosphokinase, encoding MFNFIDMTQHLKVFSGSANPPLAQEICWYLDIPLGRVDLGRFPNGEIRVRIEESVRGCDVFVIQPTSPPANDHLMELLIMIDALHRASAARITAVIPFYGYCKQDRKTKGREPISAKLVANLLVTAGADRILTMDLHAGQIQGFFDIPVDNLAAQSLLARYFAAKNLENVVVVSPDVGGTARARNFASRLGVDLAVIDKHRPSYSEVMVMNVIGDVKGRTAIIVDDLIDTAGTLVEGAEALLERGAKEVYACATHPLFSEPALDRIRDSAIKEVVVTNTIHLDREELARRVGDKVKVLSVAPIFAEAIKRIHGERSVSELFI
- a CDS encoding 50S ribosomal protein L25/general stress protein Ctc, yielding MKQREVVTVTLERRQELGKGGARKLRRLGYVPAVLYSRESSKGSEPLKIRLGELERLLRIPGVTHHILELSIDGEKRRGIIKDIQYNPVKNEIWHVDFYEVKADQKISITVPVVIQGEAKGVKAGGILELATPELEVECFPDAIPEAIVVDVTNLEIGDAIHVRELKVPEGVTIAENPDEVVVVITPPEVVAEEEAPAEEEPEAPKVIARGKEEKEK
- a CDS encoding aminoacyl-tRNA hydrolase; the protein is MFLVVGLGNPGKRFAETRHNAGFRVVELVAERLQCPWKSADRFSWARGMVGEKTVYLVKPLTFMNLSGEGLLAFFAHHGHAFEDMVVVHDELDFPPGVVRIKRGGGVAGHRGLQSLVEALGRNDFVRVRVGIGKPEGKDLVVDHVLGIPEGEERVLLEAAERKAAEAVLYILEHGVEKAMSIYNAREGKRERDGQEEAC
- the mfd gene encoding transcription-repair coupling factor, whose protein sequence is MSLREIFSELHLVEEELLRKSSLSLSLPVSFASLLSLFLGERYPVLQVVPHPGERARAFAELTAFSKFFGLEVPVLEGNLEGTFRGVALQKELKDHKRGVLVLAVSDIRKNVEELSYFLSHSFLLEKNAHVDREKLLELLLFLGYERVETVKEEGQVAVRGEVLDLFPPHLEEPVRTYWWGNVLERLRTFDPETQRTKGDVESLFVPPRSGEFRMVELRKVLERWARIVLWEGVFLEGVPFNVPYAVCFGIEKGEKLSLPVERAPSFQGDLGACLRFLKEARKQVVLFLPQEKGESLAELLRNEGIGEDKVLIAEGFLRRGLLFSRWAFLGEEDVFGYAFARGKERRRVTPQELLTSLSPGDYVVHEEEGIGIFQGLREMVVGGVRRVYLEIAYAGGDRLYVPIEQAHLVEKYIGVGEAKPEIHRLGKDDWKRTKERVRRSVEKIARDLLELYARRHIEKGYAFPPDTPWQRELELSFPYLETPDQKRAIEEVERDMESPRPMDRLVCGDVGYGKTEVAVRAAFKAVMGGKQVAVLAPTTLLSEQHYLTFTERMKNFPVQIAVLNRFRSPEEQREILEKTARGEIDILIGTHRLLEKDVQFKNLGLLIIDEEQRFGVMHKEHLKKLRTNIDVLTLTATPIPRTLYLSLLGIRDISVIETPPEGRKPVYTLVLPRNLKTIEEAIRRELERGGQVFYVCPRIRDLFRVEQEIRSLFPDLPLAVAHGRLRGRELEGIMERFYRGEIPLLLSTTIVEIGIDVPRANTIIVDFAPFFGLAQLYQLRGRVGRFDREAYAYFLYPKNLTPEARERLEALLEFGGTGSGLKLALRDLEIRGAGNILGTEQHGFIQEVGFSLYMKLLEEEIARQRGEDGGFSGPEPVIRLREEAFIPSSYIENETERLRFYQRLFTARTEKDRKELAEEMEDRFGRMPEEVRRLFAITCLRSYAKITQVASIEERSDGIYLAAPLDVLMRYREEGKNLGIEGKVVADEARVFLRFPRVPTATLCALFERVANHGGTEKNR
- the mazG gene encoding nucleoside triphosphate pyrophosphohydrolase, with product MEERKRTGELFEELVATVARLRGENGCPWDREQTRESLKPLMLEELYEAFDAIDRQDEGALREELGDMLLHIVFHAQIGREKGTFTIEDVLAHIIAKMHKRHPHVFGEEEVRDVDEVLLNWEKIKDRERKKGGMLASLPKGLPALLRAFSMQARVARVGFDWKNAEEVEKKVEEEWREFKEAWKAKDSKRLEEEWGDLIFALVNLARHLGIQPEDALQKACDRFAERFAFVEESLKALGKNIAEASLEEMDALWEKAKREPLKRS
- a CDS encoding phosphoribosyltransferase produces the protein MGKGQKRTFEALLERVRLLVPLVRGWNPDCIVGVNASGMLLASVLSGILEKEVRALGLSEEPPEVLWESVGDLSGKRVVAVVRSFSSERERDFLEHFLKERGALSVLTMVIVGKGGDYSCFPELEGDGLFSWEEECDLINS
- a CDS encoding RNA-binding S4 domain-containing protein, with product MRLDKFLKVSRLIKRRPVAQLACRSERVLVNGKVAKPAYQVKVGDIITLRAPDWEMTVEVLSLSAPRGEEESMYRVLKMEKKEE
- a CDS encoding glycerate kinase, with the translated sequence MGDFLAPCLIDPYFMTTYGVGELLLESIVFGAQGVVLELPGRFPYDGGMGMLEALGVCFFDERGRELTGVGDNLERVAYLDLSSFLKKPENFRVTLLLGDREGPPVRGIDHFAHVLSLYTGEFPRNFREVSGIGMSLGVFWNIEIATRGEAHG